The region ATCCGGCAGCCGGCTCGGCCAGATTCGCGTGTCGCGGCATTCTCAGCTCCCGGGCGCCCGACGTCGGAAAGGGGCCCACGCTCTCGAAGCGGCACCTCGAAGCCGACTTGATCACCGGTTATGACGCGCGGCGGCCATCGGCGCGGCTCCGTCAGCCGCCCGACCTGGTCATCTGCGCGGCCTCGACAGCGGCCCGGCCAGTCGTAGGAGATCGGCGCGGCACCGTCATCACCGCGCCCGGCGGTTGACCCGGACGGTCCAGCCCCCGTCAGCGGCGCGGCCGGCCACTGTGATCCGTACGGAGTCCTCCTTGACCGACAGGCTGTCGCCGACGCCGAGCGGGGCGTCGGCGAGTTCGGGGTAGACCGACTCGTTCCAGCAGGCGGAGGTGGCGGGGTGGCCGTCCAGCACCTGGACGGGGCCGTCACCCGACGCCTTGTCGTTGTGGACGCGGTAGACCAGCACGCCCTCGGTGCAGGTGCTCGCGTCGTTGCCACGGCCGCCGCGCGCCTCGATGGCCAGCGCGGTGGTGGGCCCGGTGCGGACGACGACCAGCCGGGTGCGGGTGTCGGCGCCGGGCCCGCCCCGCGCCATGGGTGCGGCGAGGGGCTGGAGGGTGTATCGGCGCGGACCGATGGCGCGGTCGCAGGCCACCTGGCGCGCGCCGAGCCAGCCGAGCTTCCACTTGTGCCAGCCGAACGGATCGGGTGCCATGCCGAACTGGCTTCCCATCAAATCCCAGTCGCCGACGTAGGTGTCCCATTCGGCGCTGGCGTCGGTGTCCTTCGGCCGGTGGTAGAGGTCGGGGAGGTCGAAGACATGGCCGGTCTCATGGGCCAGGACATTGCGGTCCGGCGGATGGTGTTCGAAAACAGTGACCAGACGGCGCAGATCAACACCATCGGCGCGCAGTGGCTTTTCGAAGTTGACCACTTTCGTCGCGTCGGCGTCCACACCGGGAGCATCGGGGTCGGCGACCAGATAGACGAGGTCATAGCGGCCGAAGTCGAGGTGCGGATCGGCGGACGCGATGGCGTCGCGCAGATACGCGGCGCGGCGCTTGGCATTCCAGTCGCGCTGTATGGCGTACGCGGTGGAGCGCTGGGGCATGGTGAGCCAGCGTCGCAGTGGATGCACCCGGAGCGCGAACTTCCCGTAGGACGCCCGCTTGAAGAAGTCGGGGGTCGCGGGAATATGGTCGGCGGCCAACCGGGCCGGGGTTACTCTGGGCTTGGCGTCCGGGAACGACAGGAAGACCATCGCCGCGTCCAATCGGCGCACCGGGCGCGGATAGCGGGAGTTCCAGGTGTCCAGGCCCTCCGAATGGTGGGCGTCGGTACGTTCCAGGTCACAGGGTCCGCCGGGGCCGGCCGCGACAGCGGGGCCCGCCACCACGGTGGTCGCGATGAGCGCGCTCAACGAGGTCAGCAGGGCCCCGGTCCGGCGCAGCCGAGGCTGTCGGTGCACCCCCTCGGGTACCTGAGGACGCACCATGTCGACCTCCCGGGCGTAGTCCGAACACCCACTCCACCCTGAGGTGAATTGGCGAGGTACGCCCTGTTGGGATGGGCTGGTCGAGTGAAGAGGCCGCGATCCGGGTACGTAACAGACGGTCACAATCGGTCAGAGCGGCTGTTGGCCCGCGCAGAGTCGAACAGATACGACCAAACACATTGTCAAGGCGGCGGTGAGCGCGATGACGTCGATGGAACGCCCGGAGTACGAGCCCCTATGATCGGCACACGTCCAGCGGGGAATCCCCCTTCAGGCAGGAAATTACGGTCTGCCCGGCACCCGGTGTGAGACAACAAGATGCGTACGAACAACCTGGACACAACGAACGCCACGCGGGAGCGAGCGGTGAGCGGAATCCCTGACGGGCAGGGCCGCGCCCTGGGCGCGACGCTGCCGACGATCACAGAGCGTGATGTTGCCCCCAGCGTCCTCCCTGTTGCGGAGGACGCCGGCGCACCTCGCCCGACCATCGGCGCGCCGTCGGCCCCGGGCGCGCCCCCAGCCCTGGGCACGCCCCCGACCCCGGGGGCGCCCTCGGCGCCAGGCGCGCCCCCGGGCGCTGGCCCAACCCCGGGCCCCGCGCCCGGCGACTACCGCGCCGCCTTCAATGTGGCGCGCCTCGCCATGGCCGTCGTCGACCGCGAGGGCAGAGTGCGCGACGCCAACCCCGCGCTCGGCGCCCTGCTCGGCACCGATCCGGCCGTGCTGACCACCCGCAGCGCGGCGGATCTGGCCAATCTGCGCGAGGATCCGCGCACCTGGAAGGAGTACCGGGACGTCCTGGGCGGCCGTCTCGCG is a window of Streptomyces violaceusniger Tu 4113 DNA encoding:
- a CDS encoding M6 family metalloprotease domain-containing protein, with translation MVRPQVPEGVHRQPRLRRTGALLTSLSALIATTVVAGPAVAAGPGGPCDLERTDAHHSEGLDTWNSRYPRPVRRLDAAMVFLSFPDAKPRVTPARLAADHIPATPDFFKRASYGKFALRVHPLRRWLTMPQRSTAYAIQRDWNAKRRAAYLRDAIASADPHLDFGRYDLVYLVADPDAPGVDADATKVVNFEKPLRADGVDLRRLVTVFEHHPPDRNVLAHETGHVFDLPDLYHRPKDTDASAEWDTYVGDWDLMGSQFGMAPDPFGWHKWKLGWLGARQVACDRAIGPRRYTLQPLAAPMARGGPGADTRTRLVVVRTGPTTALAIEARGGRGNDASTCTEGVLVYRVHNDKASGDGPVQVLDGHPATSACWNESVYPELADAPLGVGDSLSVKEDSVRITVAGRAADGGWTVRVNRRAR